One Sphingobacteruim zhuxiongii DNA window includes the following coding sequences:
- the galK gene encoding galactokinase produces the protein MLDTNLLKERYKEIFGQEAALLVKSPGRINIIGEHTDYNEGFVLPAAIDKAIYVAVGKRDDDLISLFAEDFKQSYSVKLVDIAPTSEGWPNYILGVVQQIKDKGLSIGGFNLYIDGDIPLGAGLSSSAAVECATGYALNSLFHLDLDRVTIAKIGQLAEHTYAGVMCGIMDQFASVLSKADHVIKLDCRDLSYTYVPLDLGNYEIVLLNTNVKHALASSAYNDRRNACEHAVKLIQSEYPEVKSLRDVNLNQLELYVKPVDPEAYVKSKYVIEENERLGKACQALEKGDIEELGRQMFLAHTAISEEFQVSCPELDFLVEQAKSFSQVKGARMMGGGFGGCTINIVEKGFAAQLVEIISPSYKAQFNLELTPIFVSIANGTELVY, from the coding sequence ATGTTAGATACCAATCTTTTAAAAGAACGTTATAAAGAAATATTCGGTCAAGAAGCCGCGTTGTTAGTGAAATCACCAGGACGAATTAATATTATTGGTGAGCATACGGATTATAATGAGGGCTTTGTTTTGCCTGCAGCAATAGATAAGGCGATTTATGTGGCAGTAGGAAAAAGAGATGATGATTTAATCAGTTTATTTGCCGAAGATTTCAAACAGTCTTATTCAGTTAAATTAGTCGATATTGCGCCGACATCGGAAGGATGGCCAAATTATATATTAGGTGTCGTTCAACAAATTAAAGACAAAGGACTATCTATCGGAGGGTTTAATTTATACATCGATGGTGATATTCCTTTAGGTGCAGGATTATCGTCTTCTGCGGCTGTAGAATGCGCTACTGGTTACGCGCTTAACTCTTTGTTTCACTTGGATCTTGATCGCGTTACGATCGCTAAAATAGGCCAATTAGCAGAACATACTTATGCGGGTGTAATGTGCGGTATTATGGATCAGTTTGCATCTGTTTTAAGTAAAGCCGATCATGTTATTAAATTGGATTGTCGTGATTTAAGCTATACTTACGTTCCTCTAGATTTGGGGAATTATGAGATTGTATTACTAAATACCAATGTAAAACATGCTTTAGCTTCTTCCGCCTACAACGATCGAAGAAACGCATGCGAGCATGCTGTTAAGCTTATCCAGTCCGAGTATCCTGAGGTAAAGAGTCTGCGCGACGTCAATTTGAATCAATTGGAGTTGTATGTAAAGCCTGTTGATCCAGAGGCGTATGTCAAATCTAAATACGTAATTGAGGAGAACGAGCGTTTAGGTAAAGCTTGTCAAGCACTCGAAAAGGGGGATATTGAGGAGTTAGGAAGACAGATGTTTTTGGCTCATACGGCTATTAGCGAAGAATTCCAGGTCAGTTGTCCGGAATTAGACTTTCTTGTTGAACAGGCAAAAAGCTTTTCGCAAGTGAAAGGTGCGCGAATGATGGGTGGAGGTTTTGGAGGTTGTACAATCAATATTGTTGAAAAAGGGTTTGCAGCACAATTGGTTGAGATAATAAGCCCGAGTTACAAAGCTCAGTTCAATTTAGAATTAACACCTATTTTTGTTTCCATTGCTAATGGGACGGAATTAGTATATTAG